One Nycticebus coucang isolate mNycCou1 chromosome 7, mNycCou1.pri, whole genome shotgun sequence genomic window, ATCTTGGGACACCAGCAAAGGACACCCAGGAAGCAGGTGTGGTGCAGAGCACAGGTCCCCTCCCCTGGCCCAGGCCCACCACTCACCTACAGCGCTGAAGACCTCAGACACCTGGTGGTTCAGTTTGGCAGAGGTTTCCATGAACAGCAACCTTTTGCTCTCAGCAAACTCCTGCCCCTCCTGAGGGAAACAGCCACAGAAATCCAGCATATTTTATAAGAGAAGCATTTCTTAACAACTCCTAGTTGACATTAAGACCCAGGAAGCACTCGCGGCCCTGGAGACCTAGCCCCTCTGCCTTTCTCACTCAGCTCCATTTCTGGGCCTTCCTGGAGAAGCCGGGCCTGGGACAGGGATGGAGGGGGCGGTGGGGTAGGACAGGGCCCGTCTGGAGTCATCAAGAGGACCCTCCCCCAGCTCTGGCAGCTGTGGGCCTGATGCTGGCAACAGAAACCAGCAGACAGCCAAGGCCTGATTGGAGCCCACCAGGGTCCCCTCCCAGGAGCCCGCATTGTCCAACAAGGTGATTGTGCCCACAGGCAGCGTTCATGGGAGGGCCCCGGCCACAACCAGGAGCCAGGGTGGCTAAGGAGTGGTGGCCTCCCTGAACGGGCCCTCCCTAATCTCCAGGCCTCTTCTGAGGAAACAGAGCTCGTGGTGGACCCAAGGGCACAGCACAGGCTCCAACGCCCACACCTGCCCCGGCCCACTTCTCCCCTCTCCTGAGCCCAGGGTGCGGTCAGCCAGACCTGGGATGGGAACGGCACAATGCTGAACACAGAGCAAGAGGGGACCAGAATACTCAAGCACCTTTGTGTCCCCAGGTCAGCACTGGGCTCCCATCCTGCCCGAGATGCAGCCACTACTATCAGCATCACAAAGAACAAGGTGACCTGGTGTCGCTGAGGTCGCTGGAGACATAGTGACTCCTAATAGTGTGTACCGGGGCCGCATGAATGAGACCCAAATAGCCAGCTTGTGGGCTCAAGTGGGATCACTTTAAGGGTTTGCCCTCAGGTTGCACAGGCTGGTAGACCCTAAGTCGAACCcgacctccctccctctcctgtcAGTTTTCCCCTCGGCGTCCCCCAGGCCGGGGCCCGGCGCTGTCCCATCCCTGCAGCATTGAGCACACCCAGCACCCAGAaggtggtttcttttttccttcttttttttttaattgttggggcttcattgagggtacaaagagccagattacattgattacatttgttaggtaaagttcctcttacaattgtgtccctcCCTCAAAGGGGTCTCATACACCATGACTCCCCACCCCACCAGATGTTGGTTTCTAAATTCATTCTCCAGTAAAAAGAGCCACACACCTCCCTCATGCACGTGTGTCCACAAATGCACCCCACACACAGCACCTGCACAGACCAGCTGATACACAGGTGCTCACACCCTACACACACCCTCTGATACACCTGCATCTCACACACAGGTGTACACACACAGCTGTAAACACGTACACCTCCCATAAACACTTCACCTATCTACGCAGACACACAAGTGTACACACCCTTCTGTACACATAAAGGCACACATATCTCTTACATACATACGTACAGATACAcagccctcacacacacacctgtacacacgtgtacacacacccTCCTGCTCGCAGCACTAGAGGCCCACCCTGCCCTGCAGCAGTGCCCCTGAGCCCTCTGCAGCATTTATCCCACTGGGGGCCACGTGACCAGGACAGGGCCCTTGGTGGCTGGTGGTGAGGGTGGTTCAGTTTGGCAGAGGTTGTGCAGGACCCAGCCAGATCCTCCAGCCAGCCTGTGGgagggcctgggcagggctcCTAGCTTTCCCCCCTATGTGAACATCACCGTCACTAGGTCAGAGTTTGCAGGAAAGATCAGAGTGTTGGCCACAGGGGACGCTACAGTGGGAAGAGAGTGTGTGTGCTTGTGGGGGTGTGTCCACATGTGTTTGTGAATGTGCACTCATGAGCATGGTGCACGTGTGCAGGTGCGCATGCGTGAGTGTGTGGGCAGACTCTCTCCTCCTGTGAGACTTTATACCGCATTGCCGGGGCACTACCTCAAAGGTGACCTCCCGCTCCTCACTGAGGTCCGTCTTGTTGCCGACCAGCATGACCACAACCTCCCCCGGAGGGAACTCCTTCTCCAGGTCCTGCAACCACTGCTGCGCCTTGTGGAAGGAATCCTAAGACAGAAGAGAGAATTTACATGGAGGCTCTCCCAGGGTAGAAGGCCGTGTTGCTGCTCCCATTGTGTAAAGTGTCTCGGGATCCAGTTGGCCATGGATGGACCCGCAGGGCTGCTCTGCCCCTGAGGAGAGAGTGGCCAGGTCTGTTCCCGCCCTGGGTGACCTGGGTGGCTGGACAGCAAAGTGCTGGGACACAACTCTGCTCCTTCCCACAACGGGGCCCAGAAGACTGATGGTCATGGGGTGTTTGGGGGGGGGATCAGGCCGCAAGCTCTGAAGCCTCCACCCTAGATGTCCTGAAAGGGGCATTTTGTGCAAGAGTTTGGGGGAGTAGCCATCACCCCAAATCATGACCCCAACTGCAACAGCCCTGTAGACTTCCTGCTTGCACCCCACACAGCATACACCACCCCCACAGAACCCAGCACTCCCGTAGCCCACCTCGTCACCTCCCAGACTCCACTACATGGCTTCCCTAGGACACAATTCCCCCCACTCACTGCCTGTGGTCACCTCCCCAGCACGGCATCACCGCTTCTCCCCCATCTCAGCTCCCATCACTTATACAGAGCATCTGCCTGGGGGCTCGCTCCAAAGAGTGTTACGGAAACAGGCAGATGTGGCCCCAGCTCAGCGGCACTCAGGGACTCCTGAGGGCAGATGGCACTGCTGTGCTCAGGGTGCTGGGGAGGACCCTGGAAAAGCAGAGCCCAAGGGGGGTGatgggagggcttcctggaggaggtgaccaAGGCTCCCTAATGTGTTTCTCCTCCTTACATGATCAGACTATACAGCTGCAGCTTGGCCAGATTCCTTCAGAAGAGCCCTCCCCACCCTGAGGACACAGAAGGCAGAGGCCCGAGGAGGTGAGGACTGCTGCCTGGGAGCCTACCTTCCTGGTGACGTCATACACTAAGAGCGCGGCGTTGGCCCCCCTGAAGTACAGGTGGCAGACACTGTGGTACTTCTCCTGGCCAGCTGTGTCCCAGATCTCCAGCTTCAGAGACGAGACTCCCAACTCTACCACCTTCGTGAAGAACGCAcctggtggggagtggggggctGAGCTTAGAGGACAAGGTTCCCACTCCCTGAAAGGGTAGGGCCCTCACGAGCCCCGTGGTGGCAGCGCAGAGAGACAGCTGACCACACGCTTTCCAGAGGCCCAGCAAACACCTCTTCTGGAATACGGGGGTTTCCACGTAAAGCAAAGTGTGGAAAGTGATGGCCATGGAGCCTTCAGAGAGTCCACAGCAACTGTGAGTAGGAGGGTAGACTCTCCAGGGCGTAACTCGAAAGCCCTGAGCAGTGTGCAGGGAATAAATCTCTGATAAGCAGAGTCCCACTGTTGCTGCCACCTTCCCGCCAGGCAGCTGAGCTCCAGGGGCCCCAGAGCACTCGGACCCCGTGGCTGCCAGACCAAGCTCGCCAAGATGCGCTTGCGACCACACAGCACCTCCAAGTCCCCTGTCCTCCTGGTgatcttcccccacccccaaatctgCTCCCTGCCCACCCCTTCTCTGCTGTCCTCTCTGCTTGTCATCCATCCTCATCTCTGTCCAGAAAACTCATAGGTGTCCCCTAAGGTCTTTGAGCAACAGCCCTCCGGACTGCTGCTGGGCTCCCCGTCTCTTCCCGGGAGGGTTCTACCCCAGCCCCCTGCACCTCACACACTCAGTGGCACACAAGCCTCCCCAGGTCCTCTGCCGTCTCCCCTGGGGAGCAGGAAGCAGCTGGGGGCAGGGACTTTGCCTTACTCATTCATGTAGCTACTTGGGAATTACACAAAGACCTACCCCCAAAATCTCCTGGAACTTCTGAGGAATGCACTGTTCATTTGAAGATATTCTTCCCCTCTGCTTTTTAAAGTGATGTGATTTAAAATAGTTACCAAACAGCACCAAAATGTTTGCCCTTTGTGTGCGGCTTGTAAGGGAAGTGTCACACacaaactgggggtggggggtgtccagCACGTGAAGAGGCAGCAGAGCCCACAGGCTCCCGTCAGGGTCAGTGCCCTGCCCAGCCCCCCTGGGTGGGTTTGGAGATCTGGCAGACAGCCACATGTTTGAAATTAAAGCTTTCAGACCAAGGATGGTGCATGAGTGCCCTGGGGCTGCCGTACAAATTACCACAAGCTGGTGGCTTCAAACACCAGGGACTGTGGTCCTGCTGCTCTGTCCGTCCAGACACACAGGCCCCCAGCCCACATCCTCTGCCTGTTCTCTGTCACTTAAAGTCACGTTTATGAATTTGAAGTGGCTCGTATCTTAGACGTTCCTCACACAGGGACGCGTGGACACAAACTCTGGTCTCCTCCTTCATTTACTGATCTCCTTCTCAAGCCCTTTCCACAGTGCAAAGGGCGTCACTTTGAAAAAAATGGCGGCTGGGGGGAGATCAAACTTACGTAAAGTCATAACAACTTTCCAAGGAATGAGTGGTTTTAGTTCCAGCAGGAATGATTGGAGAATTTATGTGGACACTTACAGAACACCGAGCCCATCTTCCCTGGGGAGGACGTCGTGTTGGCCCATCGGTGCCCCGGACAGGCAGCAGACCTGCCTGGTCTCACACTCCTTGGCTCTGACCCAGTGACGGAACACATATATTATCTTCTTTTCAGAAACCCACTAACCCATTTTCTATATCTTCACAACTAAACTCAAAATgtgatttaagaaataaatgtccAAGAAAGCCAGACAAACTTGGAGATTTTGCCTGAAATGATATTGGAAGCAAGTTGGGGTTTGGGGGCTGGATAAGGCCAAGAACCAGAGTTTGCTTTTATATCTCTAGAGTACACTGGTGCAGATGACACCTTAGCACATTCTTAGCAAGCCATAACGTGAGTCAACAGCCACCTGCTGGCTGGTCTGTACTGTGGCCAAGGCATCAGCCAGGTCTTCTTCCTCCCCGTGTCCCATGGACCTCAGCAAAGGCGCTGCCCGGGGGGCGCTTCCGGTCCCCCCACCTCTGCCGACAGATTACTCTTTAGCATGCATGTCATAGTCCCAAATTAAAAATGGCCTCTACTAAATTTGAAGATAGTAAAAGTTGTTGTGCTTtccttacattttaatttaaatgaatcaCTGATTCTGCTCATTTAAGCCCTCTCTGCATCTCTGGCCTTCTCAGTAAAGGTGACAGCCTGATCACAGGCTAGAGGGAACACAAAACACAAACTCATCTCTGGGGCATCTAGGGTGCCAGCAAAGCCATTAGTTTAGGAGGGAAGGGAGATGGGGGCCAGGGCGTGCCACCTTCCCTCCCCGCTGACAGCCCAACACTGGCAAATGTGCACATAAGCACTAGGTGTCACCATCCTTCCAAAAGATGTCACAAAGAAGGTATTTGTCCCTCAAGAAAATGAGCCAGAATTTCTCCTGCTATGACTTGTTAGGATTTAAGAGGGGTAGTCTGTGGGAGCCCCCTGGTCTGGGCCTCTGCCCCCACAAGCCCTCTCCTGAAGCAGGACTGGAGGCCTTCCTGGAGGGGGCAGGTAGGAGAAAATGGGCTAAGCTGAGCTGGGAAGACTCGTTCAGTCACTTGGGACCCTGTCtgctctggctcagcacctgctgGTCCTGTGGCAACTAGGGAGGGACTTGTTTTCTCAGCTTCGGAACTGGAGCCCGTCACATTTCCAGCTCTGCAGGGAGGGCGTCTTGCCACCAGCTGAGCCCAGCACCCATGCCATGCTCCACTGTGGGGCCCCCATATGCACCGTGACTGCTCCAGACCCTTGGGAGCCCCAGGGCCCACTGCAGCCCTCCCAAAGTCTGGCCCAccctgccctggccctgccctgaCAAGGCACCACCTTGGACAGGGCAGTCCTTGGCCCCTCTGAGCTCTCAGAATGGGGAGATGGGTGTCTATGGAGAGGGGGCAGCACACAAGGGTGATACAGAAAGTCACCTGCAGGAACGGCAACCTTCCACAGAGAACTCACGCCAGGCAGGGCACACACCCTCACCTCCCGGGGACAACGTCGGGATGCAGGGAAAGATAGGCACCCGGCGCCCTCAGTTCTCACACTCCTTCAGCCAACAGTCCCTGAGCGTCCCAAGGCCACGCACCTTCATGCTCAGCTGCCCTGCCCACGGCCCTGAGGGGAGGGAACACCACACCCCCACCACATGGAAGCCAGTGTCATCTCTGTGAAAGCCAAAAGACAGGGACGGTGTCTGCCGTCAAGGGTCTGTGTCAGGGCAGCACATCCCTTGATGGCAGACAAGGGCAGCACAGACCACTCTCCCCCAGCCACGAAAGTTAAAGGGATGACTCTATTCCACTGCCTCATGTGAAAAGTGGCAATATCCACTTCTCATAATAATATAATAGCATAATGattataataatacaataaatgaTTTATAGTTATAACAAacattgtatgtatataaacattCCTGGCAtagagtaggtgctcaataaataagtGCTGGTCTCAAGGCTGGGGACTGACCAAGTGAAGGAAGCGGCCCAGCCCCCACCCGCAGCCCCAGCCCAGGCTCCCCTGATCTGGCTGCTCTTTCCCCACCCAGCTCTCCCCAAGGGCCACATCCCCATCCATAGATGCCAGAGTGTGGCAAAGACACAAAGCAACAGTCCTGGACAAAGGCAGAGCCTGCAGGGTGGGGTCTTCCCTAAGGGGAAGAGATTGATCAGCCAGGGGAGGGCATGACTGGAGCTACCCAGCAGAGGACACTCCACGGGGTCCGGCAGAGAACCAGGAATAGCAAGAAGGCAACAGGCCTGCCCCACAAGCCTCGACTCCCTGGGACCCTCACTGGGCACAGCCTCTGTCCACCTCCTGACAGGTGCCTGGAGGAGGGGGCAACTGGGGTACCCAGGCAGGGGTGATGGGAACACACAATTTCTGGGAACAGGAGTTAGGGCCTCCTACCTGATGCTCCAGGGGCCATGCATTCCCCCGGGAGGGCTTTCCTCAGTGGGTATGGCCCCTGGTGGGCACGTCTCACCAAACCCCAAaccaccctcctgcctcccactCTGCATCTAGCtggagcccagccagggcctctAGGGTGCAGCTCTTGCAGGCCCTTTTAGGGCAGGGTCACGGATGTTTTCCATAAATGGCCCTACAGCCAGTATTCCAGCCTTCGCTAGCTGCAAGGTCACTGTCACAACTGCTCACCACTGCTGTCATTTTAGAGTGAATAAAGTAGGAGGAATGCCCAGAATACTGTTTACCAGAGTTATATTACATAAACGAACAGCCTTATTTACAAACACAGGCAGGTGGGCTGGGGGCGGAGCCAGCGTGAGCATAGCTTGCATACCTGTCTTAAAAGCAGCTCCATCCACCGTCAGGCTCCCCAGCCTGCACCTGCCGCCTCTTTCCTGCATCTTGAATCCTGACCACCTGGGTACACAGCCCTGGACACCAAGCTTGACAGCCCCTCTCCTGTGGCCTCTGCTCTCAACTGAAGCCACCATCAGGCCAGACTTGGCACTTTgctatattttacagttttttggccggagccaggtttgaacctgccacctctggtatatgggtccagtgccctactcctttgagccacaggcactgcccacactttgctatatttttaagaaaagccaAGTCCAATATCATGAGCAAGGAGTGCCGGCCTCCCTGACAGTGGAGAAGAGGGTCACACTGCCCAGCCCAAGCCAGCCTGGATGAGCTCAACCAGGGTCCCCTCTGGAGCCAGCCTCCATCCATCACTCAGGCCCTTGTCACTACTGACTCTGGGGCTGGACTTTATGTCCCTGGGGGACCCTTCAGGAGCCACACCCCTGAGAAGATGGAAGGGCTCCCAAACAGCTGAAGCCATGTGTGTGCCCACTGACTGGTTACAGAATGCTCAGCACTAAGGCAGCCCGGGGCCCGGTCCACACACAACAGGCTCTCATTGTGGGTGTGGATGAATAGGTGAGTGAACTCAGAAAAAGGGCAGCTTAGTGACAGCTGAGTCCACAGTGCACTGTGCATGTGGTGCCTCGGAGACCAGTCTGAGGAGCCTGTTGGGCATCTCTATTTAAGACGGGCAATGGGGTCTTCACCACCCAGTGGGATGTACCCACCACAGGATTCAAAGGGTGCTGACAGCCCACAGATGCTCTGGAGACATTTACCCCTGAAGATCACGATGTGTCAGCCTCTTTAAGAAGCAAAGTGAAAGGGTCTTCCCTCCCTGCGACCCCTACCATGACTCCCAACCCAAC contains:
- the RAB17 gene encoding ras-related protein Rab-17 isoform X1, with the translated sequence MAQARGSPGPWATPDQPCVFKLVLLGSGSVGKSSLALRYVKDDFRSILPTVGCAFFTKVVELGVSSLKLEIWDTAGQEKYHSVCHLYFRGANAALLVYDVTRKDSFHKAQQWLQDLEKEFPPGEVVVMLVGNKTDLSEEREVTFEEGQEFAESKRLLFMETSAKLNHQVSEVFSAVARELLRKHNREGQAQGRDAAVALNMGPMRQVRCCTH
- the RAB17 gene encoding ras-related protein Rab-17 isoform X2, whose protein sequence is MLVGNKTDLSEEREVTFEEGQEFAESKRLLFMETSAKLNHQVSEVFSAVARELLRKHNREGQAQGRDAAVALNMGPMRQVRCCTH